The following coding sequences lie in one Porphyromonas asaccharolytica DSM 20707 genomic window:
- a CDS encoding YifB family Mg chelatase-like AAA ATPase yields the protein MSKLVKTYSSALVSLDALLVTVELSVSKGFNISMVGLPDAAVRESLSRVYTACDSSNAHPKSHNTVINLSPGDVRKEGTVFDLPIAVALLAANEIIPDEPLANFVMAGELSLDGTLQPVKGILPMAIMAREQKFKGVIVPKENAREAAVVNDLEVYGVESLREVIDFLAGRAKLEPTVVNTREEFAQQQCVSSVDFSEVKGQPALVRAMEVAAAGGHNIIMIGSPGSGKSMVAKRLPTILPPLTLHEALETTKIYSVAGALKGGVSLMKSRPFRSPHHTISNVALVGGGTTPRPGEVSLAHNGVLFLDELAEFNRVALELLRQPLEDRTITISRAKATFSYPASFMLVAAMNPCPCGYYNDPNRECTCPPGAPAKYLQKLSGPLLDRIDIQIETRPVDFDALSDRRPSESSAAIRERVIKAREIQLRRFAPYPGIHCNAQMTPRLMKQFAYVEGDAMKILRQAMIQRDLSARAYDRILKVARTIADLDGSEQISLKHISEAINYRNLDRSSWGIVSV from the coding sequence ATGAGTAAGCTCGTCAAGACCTATTCCTCAGCCCTCGTCAGCCTCGATGCGCTCCTCGTCACTGTCGAGCTCAGTGTCTCCAAGGGGTTTAACATCAGCATGGTAGGACTGCCCGATGCCGCCGTACGGGAGTCGCTCTCGCGTGTCTACACTGCCTGCGATTCCAGCAATGCACATCCCAAGAGCCACAACACGGTCATCAACCTAAGTCCAGGCGATGTGCGCAAGGAGGGGACAGTCTTTGACCTCCCCATCGCTGTGGCACTCCTTGCTGCTAATGAGATCATCCCCGATGAGCCTCTGGCAAACTTTGTGATGGCTGGCGAACTATCTCTCGATGGCACCCTACAGCCTGTCAAAGGAATACTCCCGATGGCTATTATGGCGCGAGAGCAGAAGTTCAAAGGAGTCATCGTGCCCAAAGAAAACGCTCGCGAAGCGGCTGTCGTCAACGACCTAGAGGTGTACGGTGTCGAGTCGCTCAGAGAGGTGATAGACTTCCTCGCAGGGAGAGCTAAGCTAGAACCGACGGTAGTCAACACCCGCGAGGAGTTTGCCCAGCAGCAGTGCGTCTCTTCGGTAGACTTCAGCGAGGTCAAGGGGCAGCCCGCCCTCGTTCGAGCCATGGAGGTCGCAGCTGCAGGAGGGCACAACATCATCATGATCGGCTCGCCTGGATCGGGTAAGTCAATGGTCGCCAAGCGTCTCCCCACGATCCTACCGCCGCTCACCCTCCACGAAGCACTCGAGACGACCAAGATATACTCCGTAGCGGGCGCTCTCAAGGGAGGTGTATCCCTGATGAAGAGTCGCCCCTTCCGTTCGCCGCACCACACCATCTCCAATGTAGCGCTTGTTGGAGGCGGTACGACCCCACGTCCAGGCGAGGTGAGCTTGGCACACAACGGGGTCCTCTTCCTCGACGAACTGGCCGAGTTCAATCGTGTAGCCCTCGAGCTGCTACGTCAGCCGCTTGAAGACCGCACCATCACCATCTCTCGTGCCAAGGCGACCTTTAGCTATCCCGCCTCCTTCATGCTGGTGGCGGCGATGAACCCCTGTCCTTGTGGCTACTACAACGACCCCAACCGTGAGTGTACCTGTCCTCCTGGTGCACCCGCTAAGTATTTGCAAAAGCTCTCTGGTCCTCTTCTAGACCGCATAGACATACAGATCGAGACCCGTCCCGTAGACTTTGACGCTCTCTCAGACCGTCGCCCCTCTGAGAGCAGTGCTGCGATCCGAGAGCGGGTCATCAAGGCTCGAGAGATACAGCTCCGACGCTTCGCTCCCTACCCGGGCATCCATTGCAATGCACAGATGACCCCACGCTTGATGAAACAGTTCGCCTACGTCGAGGGCGACGCTATGAAGATACTGCGTCAGGCGATGATACAGCGCGACCTCTCTGCGAGAGCCTACGATCGCATCCTCAAGGTGGCCCGCACCATTGCCGACCTCGACGGCTCTGAGCAAATATCGCTCAAGCATATCAGCGAGGCGATCAACTACCGCAACCTCGACCGCTCCTCCTGGGGCATCGTATCGGTCTAA
- a CDS encoding 4-hydroxy-3-methylbut-2-enyl diphosphate reductase, whose protein sequence is MGRVEIDPESGFCFGVIKAVSRAEEILRQEQGEPLYCLGDIVHNRAQVDRLESLGMHTIDHEQFSRLSNARVLYRAHGEPPSSYTYAAEHGIEVVDATCPVVLRLQQKVRQAYLQHLKDDTQIVIFGKPGHAEVNGLVGQTDGKAIVVREPKDLDLIDFSHAVELFSQTTMQEDQLEEMLSLIKSRLSGTATLIYHNTICQQVARRIPNIRAFAKSHDRIFFVSDQKSSNGRVLYQNCLEVNPNTTFITYPSELTYDLVPSHEESVGVCGATSTSREQLQEIAEIIERWMRQRQDANQSN, encoded by the coding sequence ATAGGTCGTGTCGAGATAGACCCCGAGTCGGGCTTTTGCTTTGGGGTCATCAAGGCGGTCTCTCGTGCGGAGGAGATCTTGCGTCAGGAGCAAGGCGAGCCTCTCTACTGTCTAGGAGACATCGTTCACAATCGTGCTCAAGTGGATCGCTTGGAGTCTCTCGGCATGCATACGATAGATCACGAGCAGTTTAGCCGTCTGAGCAATGCCCGGGTACTATACCGAGCTCACGGCGAGCCGCCCTCCTCTTATACTTACGCCGCAGAGCATGGCATAGAGGTGGTCGATGCAACTTGCCCTGTCGTGCTGAGACTACAGCAGAAGGTGAGACAAGCGTACCTCCAGCACTTAAAGGATGATACGCAGATTGTCATCTTCGGCAAGCCTGGTCATGCGGAGGTCAATGGGTTGGTCGGGCAGACCGATGGGAAAGCGATTGTAGTGCGAGAGCCTAAGGACTTAGACTTGATTGACTTCTCACACGCTGTCGAACTCTTTTCGCAAACTACCATGCAGGAGGATCAGCTCGAGGAGATGCTTTCGCTCATCAAGAGCCGTCTGAGTGGCACGGCAACGCTCATTTATCACAACACCATCTGCCAGCAGGTAGCGCGTCGCATTCCCAATATCCGAGCCTTTGCCAAGAGCCACGATCGCATCTTTTTCGTTTCCGATCAGAAGAGCTCCAACGGGCGTGTCCTCTATCAGAACTGCCTCGAGGTCAATCCTAATACGACCTTTATAACCTATCCCTCCGAACTGACCTACGACTTAGTTCCCTCACACGAGGAGTCTGTCGGCGTGTGCGGAGCCACCAGTACCTCGCGAGAGCAACTGCAAGAGATCGCTGAGATCATCGAGCGCTGGATGCGACAAAGACAAGATGCTAATCAGTCTAACTAA
- the cmk gene encoding (d)CMP kinase produces MSTKKIQIAIDGYSACGKSTLARALAKDLGYTYVDSGAMYRAVALFAMRRGLWDGDQFDLDKLREELEGVQVTFDPKTGHTLLNGEDVESEIRTLEVSRPASVVASYDFVRTMLVAQQRRLGEAGGIVMDGRDIGTVVFPEAELKIFLTATPEVRAQRRYDELRGKGDQTTTIDMVSADLKDRDYRDSHRAINPLRQAEDAVVIDNSVLSIDEQAAMALALARQREQK; encoded by the coding sequence ATGTCTACTAAAAAGATACAGATAGCGATAGATGGTTATAGTGCCTGTGGCAAGAGTACGCTAGCACGTGCGCTCGCCAAGGATTTGGGCTATACATACGTGGATAGTGGTGCGATGTACCGTGCCGTGGCTCTCTTTGCGATGCGCCGTGGACTATGGGATGGCGATCAGTTTGACCTAGATAAGCTACGTGAGGAACTGGAGGGGGTGCAGGTAACCTTCGATCCTAAGACGGGACACACGCTCCTCAATGGTGAAGACGTGGAGTCTGAGATCCGCACGCTAGAGGTATCTCGTCCGGCTAGTGTCGTAGCGAGCTATGACTTCGTACGTACGATGCTTGTGGCTCAGCAGCGTCGTCTGGGCGAGGCAGGCGGTATCGTGATGGATGGTCGGGATATTGGGACGGTTGTCTTTCCAGAGGCTGAGCTCAAAATCTTTCTCACAGCAACCCCAGAGGTGCGTGCACAGAGACGATACGATGAGCTACGTGGCAAAGGCGATCAGACGACAACGATCGATATGGTATCGGCTGACCTAAAGGATCGCGACTACCGAGACTCACACAGAGCGATCAATCCGCTCCGCCAAGCTGAGGATGCAGTCGTTATAGATAATAGTGTACTCTCTATAGATGAGCAGGCTGCAATGGCTCTAGCTCTAGCACGACAGAGAGAGCAGAAATAG
- the porQ gene encoding type IX secretion system protein PorQ, producing the protein MPRASHWSPILLLLFGLLPYTIVRGQEAHTFGFLLQPPSAQSLAMGGKVISYIDANPGLALDNPALYGHEVAGRMFLSYFNYMRGTHSANALYGLPVGERGAWAVALRSTYYGKMQGYDTQGVATAPFQAMEMALSGLYSYDLTDRLRGGLALKMLYGQIEHYSAFALVADAGLSYYRSDWGTSLGMTISNVGGMLKSYGLSRRMPQWDVRLGMSQRLAHAPIRFHLTIQGLTPYNIQTWGAGRSTGIRIASHFAGGVEFVPSEQFWVGIGYNAKQAVDLSERGAKSLSGLSAGVGFNQRHYRLALGATYYNPQMLGLMFSFSTTFGNDKYVY; encoded by the coding sequence ATGCCTCGAGCATCTCACTGGAGTCCAATACTCCTATTACTTTTCGGCCTCCTCCCCTATACTATTGTACGGGGACAGGAGGCTCATACTTTTGGCTTCCTACTACAGCCCCCCTCGGCACAGTCGCTCGCTATGGGCGGCAAGGTGATCTCCTATATAGATGCGAACCCAGGGTTAGCTCTAGACAACCCCGCACTCTACGGGCATGAGGTGGCGGGACGAATGTTTCTCTCCTACTTCAACTACATGCGTGGCACGCACAGTGCCAATGCGCTCTACGGACTACCTGTCGGTGAGCGTGGCGCTTGGGCGGTCGCTCTGCGGAGCACCTACTACGGTAAGATGCAGGGATACGATACGCAGGGGGTAGCGACAGCTCCTTTTCAGGCGATGGAGATGGCGCTCTCGGGGCTGTACAGCTACGACTTGACCGACAGACTGCGTGGTGGATTGGCTCTTAAGATGCTCTACGGACAGATTGAGCATTACTCAGCCTTTGCCCTCGTAGCCGACGCAGGGCTGAGCTACTACCGCTCCGACTGGGGCACCTCGCTAGGGATGACGATCTCCAATGTGGGCGGCATGCTCAAGAGCTACGGACTCTCCCGTCGTATGCCGCAGTGGGACGTACGTCTCGGCATGTCACAGCGGCTGGCACATGCTCCGATACGCTTTCACCTCACGATACAGGGGCTGACTCCTTATAATATACAGACGTGGGGTGCGGGGCGGTCGACGGGCATACGTATAGCGAGTCACTTTGCTGGTGGCGTGGAGTTTGTGCCGTCTGAGCAGTTTTGGGTAGGCATCGGGTACAATGCGAAGCAAGCGGTAGACCTCTCAGAGCGAGGCGCCAAGAGCCTAAGTGGTCTGTCCGCTGGCGTGGGTTTTAACCAGAGGCACTACCGCCTAGCACTTGGCGCGACTTATTATAATCCACAGATGTTGGGGCTGATGTTTTCATTCTCCACAACCTTTGGCAATGACAAGTATGTCTACTAA
- a CDS encoding Bax inhibitor-1/YccA family protein: MTTPPPYNPSDYTTPQGQTYMVTPMVGKVMRKTFGWMAMCLLITALTAMGVVNSGLFYQIASSGAMWLLIIAELVLVFVLSARINKMSVTTATIMLIVYSALNGATLSFIFLAYSLGSIAKTFFITTGMFGVMALVGATTKRDLSKMGSILLMALIGLIIASLVNIFLRSSGLDWIISLIGVVLFTALTAYDVQRVKRLATESDLYDDTQVGRLAVISALSLYLDFINLFLYLLRFFGRND; encoded by the coding sequence ATGACAACACCCCCTCCCTACAATCCCTCTGACTATACGACACCACAAGGGCAAACCTATATGGTCACTCCTATGGTTGGCAAGGTGATGCGCAAGACCTTCGGCTGGATGGCTATGTGTCTGCTGATCACAGCGCTGACCGCTATGGGAGTCGTAAACTCAGGACTCTTCTACCAAATAGCTTCATCGGGAGCTATGTGGCTACTCATCATCGCTGAGCTAGTACTGGTCTTCGTCCTCTCGGCTCGCATCAACAAGATGAGCGTGACGACTGCTACCATTATGCTGATTGTCTACTCGGCACTCAACGGTGCAACGCTCTCTTTCATCTTCCTGGCGTATAGTCTCGGGTCTATTGCGAAGACCTTCTTCATAACCACTGGTATGTTTGGCGTGATGGCGCTTGTGGGTGCTACCACCAAGCGGGATCTATCTAAGATGGGCTCTATCTTACTGATGGCGCTGATAGGTCTCATCATCGCTTCGCTGGTTAACATATTCCTTCGCTCGAGCGGTCTGGACTGGATCATTAGCCTCATCGGAGTGGTACTCTTTACCGCTTTGACCGCTTATGATGTGCAGCGGGTGAAGCGTCTAGCTACTGAGAGCGACCTCTATGACGATACGCAGGTGGGACGATTGGCGGTGATTAGCGCACTGTCGCTCTATCTAGACTTTATCAACCTATTCCTATACCTCTTGAGGTTCTTCGGACGTAACGACTGA
- a CDS encoding GIN domain-containing protein — MKKRNISLSQFTPKLSDIPIPERLRRWRQGAVAGGTLASGVAVTALALVYWQRHKRSKSYSYATRTFDTLEVGTGVQLQIKFDTVSHASLRVSYPNALRRRVKVRIADKTLSIRRLPYRNRWVPGEVFAELTLPSINQLRVVGDAKVVATGCNKLDTPFDLLQIGGQVEGLTIDAHYAEVQLRGNAKADLYLSCDQSFISYSGSPEVRAVLQSEGQAHITATGSGSATLLGQTKELTLTASDRSVVRADTLTVEAANALLSDSAECYLQVTDRLSYTLCNDSKLGLIQQPKRIVKAEVLDSATLETLDGKR; from the coding sequence ATGAAAAAACGCAATATATCCCTCTCTCAGTTCACCCCTAAGCTCTCAGACATACCGATTCCCGAGCGTCTGCGCAGATGGCGACAAGGAGCTGTCGCTGGTGGCACCCTCGCCTCAGGCGTGGCTGTGACCGCCCTGGCTCTCGTTTACTGGCAGCGTCATAAGCGTAGCAAGAGTTATAGCTACGCTACTAGGACCTTTGACACGTTAGAGGTGGGGACGGGCGTTCAACTACAGATCAAGTTTGACACCGTATCACACGCCTCGCTCAGAGTCTCCTATCCCAATGCGCTACGACGTCGTGTGAAGGTACGCATAGCGGACAAGACGCTATCCATCAGACGTCTACCCTATCGCAATCGTTGGGTACCCGGAGAGGTCTTTGCCGAGCTCACATTACCCTCGATCAACCAGCTGCGCGTGGTCGGGGATGCCAAGGTGGTAGCGACGGGATGCAACAAGCTCGATACGCCCTTTGACCTGCTACAGATTGGTGGGCAGGTAGAGGGTTTGACCATCGATGCGCACTATGCAGAGGTACAGCTGCGTGGCAATGCAAAGGCAGATCTTTACCTCTCGTGTGACCAATCCTTCATAAGCTATAGTGGCTCTCCGGAGGTACGTGCGGTGCTACAATCTGAGGGTCAGGCTCATATCACAGCGACTGGCTCAGGAAGTGCTACACTCCTCGGACAGACCAAGGAACTCACCCTGACAGCCTCCGATCGCTCTGTGGTGCGGGCTGACACACTGACTGTCGAGGCGGCTAACGCACTGCTCTCTGACAGCGCTGAGTGCTACCTACAAGTGACTGATCGACTCTCCTATACACTCTGCAACGACTCCAAGCTAGGACTCATCCAGCAGCCCAAACGCATAGTGAAAGCGGAGGTCCTAGACTCGGCAACACTGGAGACACTAGATGGGAAGCGTTAA